Below is a genomic region from Streptomyces sp. NBC_00461.
TTGCCCGGTGGTGGCGAGGTGGAGTGTGGCCAGTTCGCGGAGCATCTGGTGTTCCCGCGCGGTGAGGTCGACGGCCAGCTGGGCCAGGCGACCGCCGGTGAAAGGGCGTTGGACAGCAGGCATGACATGGGGCTCCTTTTGGATGAGTCAGGAAAGCAATGAGTAATGAGAGGGACATACATTCGTACACACGAATGGCCCAAATAGCAGGGTTGACCAGGTGTGACGTGCAGCGGGGCCGCGCCACGTTGCGACAGGGTCGATGACAGGCGTCATTGGGCGGCTCGGGACTGCCGAGGGCCGGAGCGAGGGTGGCCGGCTGGTCGCCGGGCGGCAATCTCTTGCTCGACTTCGGTCCGGTCTCGGCCGTAGGTCAGTCGGGATGCTGCTCGGGCCAGTCCGCCCCAGCCGGTCGGTATGGGTGGTGGGCTGGTGGTGATCGTGACGGGCGGCGTGACCCGTCCACCGACCACCACGGTGGCCACGGCGGTGCGGGGCTCCAGGGTCAGCAGGTCTTCCGGGTTGACCGTGGGTCCGAGGGCCCGAGCCAGGGTGGTCGCATCGTCGGCGCCGGGCTGGAGCACGATCTTGGTACGGGCCTCGCTGAGCAAGGCCGCTCGCAGATGCGGTGGTACCTGGGTGATGTGCTGGAGGGCCGCGATGATGCCGAGGAAGTGGCCGCGGGCGCGGGCCAGCATGTCGGTCAGATCGGCCCCGCTGCGCAAGAAACGAGCGGCTTCGTCGATGTAGAGGAACGTGGGCCGGCGCTGTTGACGCTCAACGGCGGCGCGGCGCATGACCGTGTTCCAGACCATGCTGACCAGCAATCCGCCGAGCAGGTCGACGGCGTACGAGCCGGCCAGACCGGAGGGCAGCGCTACCAGGAGGATCTTGTTCTGGTTAATGACCTCCTGCATGGTCCAGGCGGGCTTGGCCTGGCCGAGCATGGCGCGCAGCTGGCGCCGGTCCGTCAGGGGCGACACCTTGTTGATGACGGCCGAGACGGCCTGGCCGCGTTCGCCTTCGCTCCAGCTGTTGAAGCGTGAGAAGAAAGCTCCCACAGTCGGGGCGAAGGCAGGGTTGAGCCGGTTCAGGAGCGAGGCGCGGAAGCTCTCGTCAATCAGGACGGCCGGGAGTTCCACCAGCGTCATGCCGGGCGTGGCCGCCAGCAGAACGAGGCTGGCCTTGAGGACTTCCTCCAAGCGAGGGCCCCAGTTGTCGGCGCTGGCGCGGATGAGTTCCAGAACCTGGTCGGCTACCAGCTCGGCGTCTTCTACGGCGCAGGCCAGTGGGTTGACGCCCACTGGGCGCTCGTCGGCGGCGTCGAGGTAGATCAGGTCACCGATGCGGTCTTCCGGAATGCGGTCGGCCACGTCGCGGGCCAGGTCGCCGCCGGGGTCGAGCAGGATGACACCGCGGCCGGCCTCGATGTCCTGCGTCAGCTCATTGAGCAGCAGCGTCGACTTCCCAGAGCCCGTAGGTCCTGTGACTAGTTGGTGCATCAGCGCATCGACGGGCGTGATGGCGACCGGTCGACCGAGGCCTTCGTACGCAGCCTGGCCGAGAATGCGCCCACGAGTGGGCAGCTCAGCGACTGGTGGAAAGGTCCGGCCGCCTTTGAGGATCAGCCCGGGCAGGGTCGGGCCGCTCAGGGGCCAGGCCACCAGCGTGGCAGCCTCCCGGGCATTGACGTGCACGGGTGGTACCGATGAGCCAGTGGCGGCACGAGCCAGCCAATCGGCGGCCCGGCTCGGCAGCCAGCGAGGAACGAGGGCAGCCCCGTTCTGATCCAGCTGGTGCAGGGTGGCCATGAGCCGACCCACTAGGAAGTGGGCCCGCCGATGGTCAGCCGCGTGAGCGCCGACGGTGCCGACGACGCCGAACCAGGGCTCGGCAATCTTGGCCTTGAAGTCGGCTGCAGCCTGCTTGTCCAGCGTGGCTGGGGGCGCGGTAGTCAAGAGCCGGCCCAGCTGGCGGGCCCACGCTGGTAGGGCTCCGTCGAGGAGGCCGGAGCGCTGCGGTCGTGGCAGCTCAGGCGTCCGGACGGGATAGACCACCAGTTGGTAGAGCAGCAGCTCCTCCCGGCCGACTGGCTGGAGCGTGCTGAGCAGACCCGTAGCGAATGTTTCCGGAGCATCCGTCCGCAAAGGGCGGGCGGTGGTCGTCAGACGGATACGCCGGAGCCACTGTGCCTTGGGCAGTGCTGGGCTCTCAATGGGGGTGGTGCGCAGATTGGGCACGATGCCGCGTAGCTGCCGGAGCAGTACGTCGGCCTGGTGCTCCGGAAGGCGCAATCGATACTCGATCCGGCCAGGTCGACCAACCCACTCGAACACCACGCTGTCGCGACCGTAGAGCCAGCCTCGCGACGGCCGCAGCCGGGTGAGGGCGTGCATAAAGGCCGTCACCTGTTGGATGGTCAGGTCACGTGGGAAGTCGAGCCGGTAGGTTACGCGGCTGCTATCTCGGACAAACTGGTCGCGGGAACGAAGATAAAGAATGAGTCCCATGGTCGCGCTAAAGAGCGCGGTGCTCGCGACGAGCAGGGTGCTGTCTGTCATGGACGTCCTCCGGCAAACGGAGAACCCGGACGAGAGACAGTTACCGAGACGGTTCGAAGATTGTGTGGAGCTTCATCGAGCATCCACCCCCCTTGGCCACGCCAATCTATGACTACAGATTGGGTGACAATTACACTGTGCACAGTTTCTTCCACTGCAACTCAGCCCACTAAGTTTAGCATGGCAGAGCCAAAAAGTCAAGATCTTTAAGGCCTGCTATCTGTTGGCTGGCGAGATTTTCAAGCCTTCCGGAGCGGATTATGTGGGATTAGCGAATGCGCCCCGGACTTGCGCCCCACACCGCTTAGCGGCGACCACCGAAGACTCGGATGGCTAGCAGGTACACGATGACGAGGCCGACGAAGTAGCCGTAGACGCCGCGCAAAAACTGCCCGGCCAGGATGACGGCGTAGCCCGCTGCGAGGATGCGTATAGCGGTCTTTTCGTGCGGTGACATAGTCGTTCACCCCTCGCTGTCGAAGTCAGCCAGTGTCTCTGCCAGATCTTCGAGGAGGCCGAGGATGATCGTGACTTCGTCGAACGCCGCCTCCAGCAATTCGCTCGGCTCCGCACTGATGAGCTGCTTGGTCATGATGACGGCCCGCAGTCGGCAGCCGGCCATCGTGAGGGCGGCAGTGCCAAACTGCATGTTGCCGCGCAGCTCTTCGTACCGGGCGATGGTCGCCTTCAGCTCAGCCACGTGATGGTCGTGGTTAGCGAAGGCGGGATGTTCTTCCATGACGTGCATTCCTCTAACAGACGGCCCAAGGCGCACGGGTAGTGCGGACAGGGACCAGGATGGGAATCGAGAAGGATGGCGGCGGAGGTACACCGGCCACCTCTCCTACCGAGAATTCGGCAGGACCAGGATGACCAAATCTGCTAGCGGAAACCAGTAGGTAAATCCATCAATTCGCCTCCGGACCGGCACGGCTGTGCCCGTCACACGGCGAACGGGCAAGATCTTGCCGAGTCAGTCCGGCAGCCTCACGATGAAGCTGTGTCAGACGAGCTTCGTGTCCTGGTCGCTTCCGCGCTGGGCAAACTTCTCGGCCAAGTCCTGAAGGAAGCGCTCCCCCACGCCACCATCGTCGTGGCCACCGACCCCTCAGCTGTCCACCACGCCGTCGTAGGCCGGGTCCGCTTCGACGCCGTCGCAGCCGACCTGATCTGGATGGACCCCACCTACGAATACGACTTCGACGGCCTGGACGTTCTCAAGCTCCTGCGGGACAGCAACCGCAGCGCACCCATGGTCGTGGCTCTACACGGCCACGGCATCGAGCGGGACCATCTGGAGGAAGCCGTCACCCAACCCGAAGTCGTCGGCGTCGTCCAGAAAGCGGCAGGCTTCGAACCACCGGTCGAGGCCGTCCAGATCGCGGCGGCCGGCCGCACCCTGCCGAAGACGAAGTTCCCGATCGGCCAGCGCTTGATCTCCCCGTCACTCGACAGCTACTTCCGCAGTAGACGACGCGGCCACACCGCGGCCCTCCTGGCTGGAGCCATCGCCGCCGGACGAGCCACCGATTACCAGTCCCTCGCTGCTGCCACCGGTATGCCGCTCAACACGGTCAACAAGCTCGTGAGCTACCTCGGGCCTCTCATCGAGGCGCGCGGCGAACATGATCCTGGACTGCCGATGAACTCGCAGGCTGTGTACCGCTGGTGCGGCGAGCATTCGCGCTATGTCTCTAGCTGGTGTCGCCGGGCAGGGGTGGAAATCGCGCGAGGACCATGTGGGACTCGACGAGTGAGGGACAAGTCGCGTAGCTCACGTTGAACGGGGCAACCAACTCATCCTGTGCGAGGATGCACCACTGATTCCCCAATACCAGATGTGATCTTGTTTTTCAAGATCACATGACATATCATCAAAACATAGGTCTAGACCACCTTGCACCTTGCGCGAGCCCCCCGTGCCGAGTTGCGCCAGCCCTGAAGCTGTGGCGCACTTGCAATAAAGGGCAGTCAGACCAACCTCAAGCGCACTAAGCGCGATAGACAGGACAATCCGAAAGGTCGACATGTCCGAGATTGCCAACTGCCTTACAGACGAGATCATCGAGCGGCAGCATTTCGGCCAAGCCGTAGAAGCGCTTCGCAATATCATCCGAGAAGAATCAGCTCCGTGGCTGTTCTCTGACCTCCAGGAAGAGATTATGAGGCGGACCGGTTTGGAAAAATGGCCTGCTCGTCAAGCCATTTGGAATCTCGTGAGCCGCGGCGAACTTTCGTCCACCCAACAGCACGGTTACCTCGTGCCACGATAAATAGCCCCCGAAACCCCTCGAATTTAATCAAGGGGTTTTCTATAGGGCACCTTTCCCTTCTATAGGGCACCTTTCCCTAGGAGTGTGAGATGTCTGCTCCGAACGAAAACAAGGAATACTTTGAGTCGTCTCAGCACCGACGCCGTCACGATACTCAGGGAAAGAGCGAGGGTGGATATGCTTGTAGGTATGACGAAGACCGAGATCGAATATTCTACTCGTCTGCTTTCCGCAGGCTCGCCGGTGTAACCCAGGTTGCCCCGGCAACTGAGAGTCGGCTGCTCCATAATAGGCTCACTCATAGCGTCAAGGTCGCGCAGGTTGGGCGACGATTGGCGGACCTTCTCATAAACGACCCAACGCTTGGCAAGAAAAGCCACAAAGACATCATCATTCCCTCAATCATTGAGACAGCTGGACTCGCACACGATCTCGGCCATCCGCCGTTCGGTCATGTGGCCGAGACAGTGCTGGATGATCTTATGTCCGCCGTTGAAGGGCTCGAAGGATTTGAGGGAAACGCTCAAACATTCCGTATCGTCACAAAACTGTCGGTCCGGAATGACGAAGAGGGTGGGTTGGACCTGACTCGGGGAAGTCTCGACGCCATCCTCAAGTACCCGCGCCTCAAGGAAAATACTTCCGACGAGGAAGCAGGTAGCGGTAGGGAGTGGTCTAACCGCGAGTACGGCACCAAGTGGGGCTGCTATGAAAGCGAGGCTGATTACCTCGACTGGGTACGAGGCGAGAACACGGACGACAGCCGCTGCGCCGCTGCCATGCTGGTTGACTGGGCAGACGACATCACCTACGCGATTCATGACGTAGAAGACTACTACCGCGCAGGTTTGATCCCTCTTCACAAGATCGAAGATGACCTCGGAAAAATCGCAACTCACGGCGCCGCACGCCTCACAAAGGCAGGCCATAAGGGTTTTAATGACCAGAAATTCCATAAATCACTTGAGAGCCTGCTTCAAGACCTCCCATTCAAGCGCCCCTTTACTGGAACTCGATATGACCGTCAACGCCTATACGACTTCATGGACTCAAAAATGCGCCATTTTGTCTGTGGAGCCGTCGCCATCAAGCAAGCACCCTATGTGAAAATTCGCGAGACTTTCCAATACGAAGTAGAGGCCTTGAAGGAGCTAACCTGGTACTACGTGATCCACCATCCCTCTCTCGCTCTGGCGCAAGAAGGACAAAAGAAGGTAATCCGTGAGCTCTTTAACACTCTGGCGGACTGGCTCACGTCGGACGTAGAAAGTCCCCGGATTCCACGAGATCTAGCTGATCTCTATTCGGCCATCGGAGACGATCACGAGGTTGGCGCAAAGATCTCGAAAAGCAAGGATGCGAAGATCGCGCGGGCCGTGTGTGATTATATCTGCACCCTAACCGATCAACAAACATTCGACATGTATGAACGGTTGCTCGGAATTTCACGAGCTTCAATATTCGGCTCCATGATCAACTAGAGCTTGGGCCCTTTACACCGCCATGAGTAGGCGTCATTCGAATCTCCCGCCGCCACCCTCCTCCCCGGATACTGCTCCTGACATGCGGCGTCAAAGTCACGTCAGCTTGGGGCCATGTCGTCCGCAGGACCAGGTGAACGCGGCCTGCGGAGCGTGGATGCGTCGGCCGGATAGGCCGCTGGCGGAGCGCTGACCAGGGAGCCACGCCACTTTGGGCCAGCAGTACGTGTCCAGGTTCACGCTGTAAGTAGTCGGTGGATGCTGATCGTGCCCCTGACTCCATGGGGCTGCATTCAGCAGCTCGTACGCGCCAGCGAACAAGAGCGATCCCAGTAGCACCAAAACACTGAGGAGCATAAACAAGCCCAGGACCGTCAGTCGAAAGTCGCGCCAGTTGGCGAAGGTCAGTGGAGGCGCCGGCGGCTTCGTGATGAAGGCGGTCACGCCGACGGTTTCGGTGACACCGTCCAGGTGGATCTGCAGCCGCTCGGTGAACCGGCCTTGAGCGCGGGCGGGTGCAACCGGTCCACCCTTGATACAGATGATGAGGCAGGCCGTGTCACGCACGACAGGCTCGGACACCACATGCCAGAACGAGCCCGTCGTGTTGAGGACTCGCGCAATGCCAATGGGTGAGCCGTCAGCGAAGCGGGCCTCTACTACCTGCTCCTGCGCCTCGGCACCAGTCCAGACCGACCCCAGGTTGATGTACCGGTGATTCAGGACGATTGTGCGGGGCTTCGGTGGTGGCGCCGGAGGAGGGGGCTGCGGAGGCGCTGTCACCACGTTCAAACAGACCGGCACCACCGCCATGAGATCGTCAACCATGATCTTGAGCCGGTCGCTGCGGAGCCCAGGCACCTCATGCGCTGACAGCGGCCGGACTCGAAGCCGCAGCCTCACGGATGAGACGTCGCGGTATGGCTGCGGCTCGACCACCTGCCAGAAGTCTCTGCGGTCCGTCAGTGCCCACGCGTAACGGATGATCGAATTGTCGCTGAGCCTCACCGTGATGACCTGGTCGCGCAGCATTCCGCCGATGAAGACGGACCCGAAATCCACAACCTCGGGATCGACAACGATGACTCGCGGCGGAGGAGGCGGTGGTGGTTGACGGTGCTGCTCGCGCTTGGCGTTACGTGCTGAACGGCGGTCGAGGTCATAGACAGCACGTTTGCCAGGGTCACTCAGCGTCTCGTACGCCAGGTTTAGCAGAACCATCTCCTCATGGGCCGCTGCGGCCTCCGCAGGCGGACGACTGTCTGGATGGGTCTGCCGTATGCGGGCGCGGAAGGCTTTGCGGATGGCGGCCCCGTCCGCAGCCTCCGCGACCCCGAGCACGGCGTACAGATCGATGGACGCAGTGTTCACGAGCGCCCCCGTGCTAGCGCGGGGCTAACGGCGCCGCCGGACGATCCTGAACTACCTCGGATGAGGCTGGCACAGTCACACCGCTGCTGACCTGCGAGAACGAACGATTCCGGACTCATTCGGCATCATCCGGCTCGTCGTCCGGCTGACTCTTAATCAGCGGGTCCGGGGTTCGAGTCCCTGGCGGCGCACGTTGGCGATGGCGAGGCATGTTCGCGGAAAGCGCGAACCGGCCTCGCCATCGTTGTTTTTGCGCGGCTTCGCCGCGCGTTGCGGGGGCTTCGCCACCCACACCCCCCAACCCCGTCGGCCGGCGTGAGCGTCGGCCCGGGGGCTGGACTCTGGGGTGGAACGGGGCCCCTTGGCGGGGTGGGCCAAGGATCACCGGGGTGCGGGGCCGGGCCCGTCATGACCGGGGCCTCTCTCTTGCTCACCGCGGAGGCGATCCGTCACGGGCCACGGGCCAACGCTCGCCATAGACACGGATCCATCGCGCCCACGGGCTCGCACTCACCATGGACGTGGACCCGTCGTGACCGCCCACCCGCTCACACCGTGGACGCGGGCTGCCGCTTGCCGTGGATGTCGACCCACCATGACCACCCTGGCCGCCGTGGCCGCGGCGGCCCTCATCGCCGTCGTGGCCATCGCCCCCATGACCCCCGTGACCCCCGTGACCCCCGTGACCCCCGTGACCCCCGTGGCCGGCGGCCGCGGCGGCCGCCGTGGCCGCCGGCCGAAGGATGCCCTCGCCGTGGGCTACTGGCCGTCTGCGGTGATCTTGACCCTCCAGGCGCCCGTGGACGTTCGGGCCTCCGCCTGTACCCGGAGGTTCTCGCCCGGGACCGTGAAGGTCTCGCCCAGGCCGATCGGGGCGTCGGCGAGGGGTGGGTAGACGGAGTTCTCCCAGCAGGCCTCGGTGTGCGGGTGGGCGTCCAGCACCTCGATCGGGCCGTCGCCCGACTGTGCGCCGCCGCGCACCCGGTAGACGAGAATCCCCGCCCGACAGGACCCCGTGTCGTTGCCGACCGGTCCGCGCGCCTCGAAGGCGATCACGCTGTCCCGGCCGGTGCGCACCACGCCGAGCTTCACGCCCTGCCCGATCCCGAGGGCCGGCGGCCCCGCCACGCCCGTCTCCGAAACCCCCGGCCCGGCACCCAGCGGCTCCAGCGTCAACCGCGTGACGCCCGACTCCCGCACGCACACCACCTGCCGCGGCGCCAGCCACCCCAGCTTCCACTTGTGCCAGCCGAACAGATCGGGGGCCAGTCCGAACTGGCTGCCCATCAGGTCCCAGTCGCCGACGTACGTGTCCCAGTCGCCCTTGCCGTCGTCGGGCCGGTGGTACAGGTCCGGCAGGTCGAAGACGTGCCCGGTCTCGTGGGCCAGCACGAGTCGGTCCGGCGGGTGCTTCTCGAACACGGTGACGACCCGACGGAGGTCCGTGCCGTCGGCATGCAACGGGGTGTCCAGGTTGACGACCTTCGTCGCGTCCGAGTCCACGCCGGGCGCGTCCGGGTCGGCGACGAAGTACACGACGTCGTAGCGGGAGAAGTCGACCTGCGGGTCGGCGGCGGCCAGCGCGTCGTGCAGGTACGCGGCACGGCGGTCGGCGCTCCAGTCCCGCTGTATGGCGTACGCCGTCGACGCCTTCGGCATCCGGATCCAGTGCCGCAGCGGATGCGCGCGGAGGGTGAACTTGCCGTAGGAGGCCTGTTCGAAGAAGCGGCTGGTGGCCGGGAAGTGGTCGGCGGCCAGCTGGGCGGGCGTGGTCCGCGGGACCGCGTCCGGGAAGGACAGGAAGACCATCACCGCGTTCAACGAGCGGGTCGGCCGCGGGTACGCGGCGTTCCAGGTGTCGAGGCCTTCCGAGTGATGGACGCCCTTGCGTTGCAGCGCGCACGGCACCGCCGAGAACGGTTCGGCCACCGAGGGCCCGGTCACCAGCGAGGTCGCGGCGACGGCCGACAAAGTGGTGAACACGGCGGCGGTACTGCGCAGTCGGGGACCCCTGAATCCCTTGAGGGGAGACGGTTGCAGCACAGGGACCTCCGGGAGCGGTACACGGGACACCGCACCCAGCCTGTGTGCATTTGTAGTACTACGCCCTGTTTGCCTGCCCCAGACGAGTGAGGCAGCCGAAGGTCCGTCAGTGCCGACACCCCCGAAACGCTCACGGAACGTCACAAGTGATCGGCAGCCTCAAGAACCCGTCCAGCTGCGGGCAGAAACGATCTGTCAGAAGTGCCGCTCGATCCGGGACACTGGACAGTGGCTGGAAGGCCCTTGGGTCTGCCTCTATGATCGGCACACTTTCCTGCACGGACAGAGATCGAGTGCACTGCGGGAGCGAGCGGTGAGCGGAACGTCCGAAGGGCCGGCGCCCACGGCAGACCTCGACCGGGGCGCCGTAACAGAGAGTGACGCCTGTGCGTCTCCTCGTACCGAGCCGTTGACGACTCGAACAGAGCCGCCGGCGTACCACTCGGTCTTCACAGCTGCCCCCCTGGCCATGGCGGTCGTCGACCGCGAGGGCCTGGTGGTCAGCGCCAACGACGGGTTCGGGGCCCTGCTCGGCAGCCCCCCGGACACCCTGGTCGGCCGGATCGCCGCCGACCTGATGGACCTGGCGTCCGACGCCCGCACCTGGCACGCGTACCGCGAGATGCTGCGTGGCCGCGAGGCCAGACTGCGTTGCACACGCCGTCTGAAGCACCCCGACGGCCAGTCGGCCTGGGTGCAGGTGACGGTCTCGCCCCTGACGACCCACGACGAGGGGCTCCTGATGTCCGTCACGGACATCAGCGCCCATCGCGAACTCCAGGGCCGGCTGCGGCACTTGCAGATGCACGACCCGGTGACCCGGCTGCCCAACCGCACCCTCTTCTTCGAGCGCCTGACGGCCGCGCTGGAGGCGGAGTCGTACGAGGAGAACGGCACCGGCCGGATCGGCCTGTGCTATCTCGACCTGGACGGCTTCAAGGCCGTCAACGACACCCTCGGCCACCGGGTCGGCGACCGGCTGCTGGCCGCCGTGGCCGAACGCCTCACGCGCTGCGCCGACGAGGCGGGTTACGCCAGAGCCAGCGCCCCGCTGGTGGCGAGACTGGGCGGCGACGAGTTCGCCCTGCTGGTGGAGGACTCCACGGGCACGGACCAACTGGCCGATCTGGCCGAGTCGGTGCTGGAGGCGGTCCAGGCACCCTTCGACCTCGCCGGACAGCGGGTGTCGGTGTCGGCCTCCATCGGCGTCGTGGAGCGGCAGGCGGCCGGCACCTCCCCCACCGCCCTGATGCAGGCGGCCGACACCACCCTCTACTGGGCGAAGGCCGACGGAAAGGCCCGCTGGACGCTCTTCGACCCGGAGCGCAACGCCCACCGCATGACCCGTCAGGCTCTCGCCTCCACCCTCCGCCCGGCCATCGAGCGCGGCGAATTCGTCCTTGAGTACCAGCCGTTGGTGGGCATGGACAACGGGCGGCTGCGGGGTGTCGAGGCGCTGGTGCGCTGGAACCACCCGCAGTTCGGTGTCCTGACGCCGAATCGGTTCATCGGATTGGCGGAGGAGGACGGTTCGATCGTCCCACTGGGCCGCTGGGTCCTCGTCACGGCCTGCCGGCAGGCGCGCCGCTGGCAGTTGGAGCACCCGGACGAGCCGCCGCTGTTCGTGAGCGTCAACGTGGCGGTGCGTCAGGTCTGGGACTCGGATCTCGTCGCCGACGTGGCCGAGACCCTCGCTGAGACGGGCCTCGCCCCCCATCTGCTGCAGCTGGAGCTCACGGAGTCGGCGGTGATGGGGTCCTCGGGCCGCCCGCTGCAGGTCCTGCAGGCCCTCAGCGAGATGGGTGTCGGCATCGCGATCGACGACTTCGGCACGGGCTACTCGAACCTGGCGTATCTCAGCCGGCTTCCGGTGTCGGTGCTGAAACTGGACGGCTCCTTCGTGCGCGGCTTCCAGTACGAGAGCGACAAGGAAGGGGCCGTTCCGCCGAACCCGGCCGACGAGGTGGTGGTCGAGGCGATGATCCAGCTCGCCCACCGGCTCGGCCTGACCGTCACCGCGGAGTGCGTGGAGACCTCCGCCCAGGCCTCCCGGCTGCGGCGGATCGGCTGCGACACCGGCCAGGGCTGGCTGTACTCACGGCCGGTGTCGCCGGATCGCATCGCCGAGCTCCTCAGTCCCGGGACCGACAGGGCTCAGAGCCCACGCGCCGGGGATCAGGTGGTCGGCAACCCGTAGGCGTCCGCGACGAGTTCGTACGAGCGCAGTCGCACATCCGCGCTGTGGGCGTTGGCGGTGATCATCAACTCGTCGGCGCCGGTGCGCTTTTGCAGGTCGTCCAGGCCCGCGCGGACCTCGTCGGCGGTGCCGTGGATGACGTTGGAGTTCCAGGAGGCGATGAACTCCCGCTCCATCGGGCTGAATTCGTATGCCTCGGCCTCCTCGGGGGTGGGGACGAGACCGGGCCGTCCGGTGCGCAGCCGGACCATGTTGAGCGCGGCGGCCAGGACCT
It encodes:
- a CDS encoding M6 family metalloprotease domain-containing protein; amino-acid sequence: MSRVPLPEVPVLQPSPLKGFRGPRLRSTAAVFTTLSAVAATSLVTGPSVAEPFSAVPCALQRKGVHHSEGLDTWNAAYPRPTRSLNAVMVFLSFPDAVPRTTPAQLAADHFPATSRFFEQASYGKFTLRAHPLRHWIRMPKASTAYAIQRDWSADRRAAYLHDALAAADPQVDFSRYDVVYFVADPDAPGVDSDATKVVNLDTPLHADGTDLRRVVTVFEKHPPDRLVLAHETGHVFDLPDLYHRPDDGKGDWDTYVGDWDLMGSQFGLAPDLFGWHKWKLGWLAPRQVVCVRESGVTRLTLEPLGAGPGVSETGVAGPPALGIGQGVKLGVVRTGRDSVIAFEARGPVGNDTGSCRAGILVYRVRGGAQSGDGPIEVLDAHPHTEACWENSVYPPLADAPIGLGETFTVPGENLRVQAEARTSTGAWRVKITADGQ
- a CDS encoding J domain-containing protein gives rise to the protein MNTASIDLYAVLGVAEAADGAAIRKAFRARIRQTHPDSRPPAEAAAAHEEMVLLNLAYETLSDPGKRAVYDLDRRSARNAKREQHRQPPPPPPPRVIVVDPEVVDFGSVFIGGMLRDQVITVRLSDNSIIRYAWALTDRRDFWQVVEPQPYRDVSSVRLRLRVRPLSAHEVPGLRSDRLKIMVDDLMAVVPVCLNVVTAPPQPPPPAPPPKPRTIVLNHRYINLGSVWTGAEAQEQVVEARFADGSPIGIARVLNTTGSFWHVVSEPVVRDTACLIICIKGGPVAPARAQGRFTERLQIHLDGVTETVGVTAFITKPPAPPLTFANWRDFRLTVLGLFMLLSVLVLLGSLLFAGAYELLNAAPWSQGHDQHPPTTYSVNLDTYCWPKVAWLPGQRSASGLSGRRIHAPQAAFTWSCGRHGPKLT
- a CDS encoding putative bifunctional diguanylate cyclase/phosphodiesterase, encoding MSGTSEGPAPTADLDRGAVTESDACASPRTEPLTTRTEPPAYHSVFTAAPLAMAVVDREGLVVSANDGFGALLGSPPDTLVGRIAADLMDLASDARTWHAYREMLRGREARLRCTRRLKHPDGQSAWVQVTVSPLTTHDEGLLMSVTDISAHRELQGRLRHLQMHDPVTRLPNRTLFFERLTAALEAESYEENGTGRIGLCYLDLDGFKAVNDTLGHRVGDRLLAAVAERLTRCADEAGYARASAPLVARLGGDEFALLVEDSTGTDQLADLAESVLEAVQAPFDLAGQRVSVSASIGVVERQAAGTSPTALMQAADTTLYWAKADGKARWTLFDPERNAHRMTRQALASTLRPAIERGEFVLEYQPLVGMDNGRLRGVEALVRWNHPQFGVLTPNRFIGLAEEDGSIVPLGRWVLVTACRQARRWQLEHPDEPPLFVSVNVAVRQVWDSDLVADVAETLAETGLAPHLLQLELTESAVMGSSGRPLQVLQALSEMGVGIAIDDFGTGYSNLAYLSRLPVSVLKLDGSFVRGFQYESDKEGAVPPNPADEVVVEAMIQLAHRLGLTVTAECVETSAQASRLRRIGCDTGQGWLYSRPVSPDRIAELLSPGTDRAQSPRAGDQVVGNP
- a CDS encoding type IV secretory system conjugative DNA transfer family protein, with the protein product MTDSTLLVASTALFSATMGLILYLRSRDQFVRDSSRVTYRLDFPRDLTIQQVTAFMHALTRLRPSRGWLYGRDSVVFEWVGRPGRIEYRLRLPEHQADVLLRQLRGIVPNLRTTPIESPALPKAQWLRRIRLTTTARPLRTDAPETFATGLLSTLQPVGREELLLYQLVVYPVRTPELPRPQRSGLLDGALPAWARQLGRLLTTAPPATLDKQAAADFKAKIAEPWFGVVGTVGAHAADHRRAHFLVGRLMATLHQLDQNGAALVPRWLPSRAADWLARAATGSSVPPVHVNAREAATLVAWPLSGPTLPGLILKGGRTFPPVAELPTRGRILGQAAYEGLGRPVAITPVDALMHQLVTGPTGSGKSTLLLNELTQDIEAGRGVILLDPGGDLARDVADRIPEDRIGDLIYLDAADERPVGVNPLACAVEDAELVADQVLELIRASADNWGPRLEEVLKASLVLLAATPGMTLVELPAVLIDESFRASLLNRLNPAFAPTVGAFFSRFNSWSEGERGQAVSAVINKVSPLTDRRQLRAMLGQAKPAWTMQEVINQNKILLVALPSGLAGSYAVDLLGGLLVSMVWNTVMRRAAVERQQRRPTFLYIDEAARFLRSGADLTDMLARARGHFLGIIAALQHITQVPPHLRAALLSEARTKIVLQPGADDATTLARALGPTVNPEDLLTLEPRTAVATVVVGGRVTPPVTITTSPPPIPTGWGGLARAASRLTYGRDRTEVEQEIAARRPAGHPRSGPRQSRAAQ
- a CDS encoding deoxyguanosinetriphosphate triphosphohydrolase family protein, whose product is MSAPNENKEYFESSQHRRRHDTQGKSEGGYACRYDEDRDRIFYSSAFRRLAGVTQVAPATESRLLHNRLTHSVKVAQVGRRLADLLINDPTLGKKSHKDIIIPSIIETAGLAHDLGHPPFGHVAETVLDDLMSAVEGLEGFEGNAQTFRIVTKLSVRNDEEGGLDLTRGSLDAILKYPRLKENTSDEEAGSGREWSNREYGTKWGCYESEADYLDWVRGENTDDSRCAAAMLVDWADDITYAIHDVEDYYRAGLIPLHKIEDDLGKIATHGAARLTKAGHKGFNDQKFHKSLESLLQDLPFKRPFTGTRYDRQRLYDFMDSKMRHFVCGAVAIKQAPYVKIRETFQYEVEALKELTWYYVIHHPSLALAQEGQKKVIRELFNTLADWLTSDVESPRIPRDLADLYSAIGDDHEVGAKISKSKDAKIARAVCDYICTLTDQQTFDMYERLLGISRASIFGSMIN